The following proteins come from a genomic window of Deltaproteobacteria bacterium:
- a CDS encoding type II toxin-antitoxin system HicB family antitoxin yields MFERHGKWYVGYVPEIPGVNAQERSLRMARASLKTALRELALISPRQLHGTRRQVERLQISLVA; encoded by the coding sequence ATCTTCGAACGCCACGGCAAGTGGTACGTTGGGTATGTCCCAGAAATCCCAGGGGTCAACGCGCAAGAGCGAAGCCTCCGTATGGCCCGAGCGAGCTTGAAAACCGCCCTGCGTGAACTTGCGCTCATCAGCCCGAGGCAGCTCCACGGGACGCGACGGCAGGTCGAACGGTTGCAAA